The Acinetobacter pittii genome contains a region encoding:
- a CDS encoding efflux RND transporter permease subunit has product MWFTRISVKYPVFTIMMMLSLMVLGLASWKRMTVEEFPNIDFPFVVVTTQYAGASPEAVESDITKKLEDQINTISGIKQITSRSSEGLSMVIAEFNLDTSSAIAAQDVRDKIAPVTAQFRDEIDTPIVQRYDPSSSPIMSVVFESNSMSLAQLSSYVDKKIVPQLKTVSGVGNVNLLGDAKRQIRIKVIPAQLQSYGIGIDQVINTLKNENIEVPAGTLQQKNSELVVQIQSKVIHPLAFGDLVIANKNGSPIFLKQVATVEDTQAELQSSAFYNGRTAVSVDILKSSDANVIKVVDQTYQTLEKLKDQMPAGLDYKVVADSSKGIRASIKDVVRTIIEGAALAVLIVLLFLGSFRSTVITGLTLPITLLGTLTFIWAFGFSINMMTLLALSLSIGLLIDDAIVVRENIVRHTELGKDHVTAALEGTKEIGLAVLATTLTIVAVFLPVAFMGGLIGRFFYQFGVTVSTAVLISMFISFTLDPMLSAHWKDPVKKKDNWLQRFFNHISNLLDRLTHVYEKLLKLALRFRFITVIVAIASLFAALGLSKLIGTEFVPTPDKGEVRIQFETPVDSSLEYTQAKLHQVDQIIRQFPDVVSTYGVVNSEVDSGKNHAGLGVTLKPKQERSSDLNTLNNQFRDRLQTVAGIRVTSVAAAQDSVSGGQKPIMISIKGSDLNELQKISDRFIAEMEKIKGVVDLESSLKEPKPTLGVHINRVLASDLGLSVSQIANAIRPLIAGDNVTTWEDRDGETYDVNLRLNENKRMLPQDVQNLYINSNKTNAAGQNILVPLSAVATTEEKLGASQINRRDLEREVLIEANTSGRPSGDIGQDIDKMQKAFKLPAGYTFDTQGANADMAESAGYALTAITLSIVFIYIVLGSQFNSFIHPAAIMASLPLSLIGVFLALFLFQSTLNLFSIIGIIMLMGLVTKNAILLIDFIKKAMDQGVSRYDAILQAGKTRLRPILMTTSAMVMGMVPLALGLGEGGEQSAPMAHAVIGGVITSTLLTLVVVPVIFTYLDDLKNFMLRQTRRFMS; this is encoded by the coding sequence ATGTGGTTTACTCGAATCAGTGTGAAATACCCCGTTTTTACCATTATGATGATGCTCAGCTTAATGGTACTCGGGTTGGCATCTTGGAAACGTATGACTGTCGAAGAGTTTCCAAATATAGATTTCCCTTTCGTAGTAGTCACTACACAATATGCGGGTGCGTCGCCTGAGGCTGTTGAGTCAGATATTACAAAAAAACTTGAAGATCAAATCAATACAATTTCAGGAATTAAACAAATTACTTCACGCTCAAGTGAAGGTCTTTCAATGGTGATTGCTGAGTTTAATCTTGATACTTCTTCGGCGATTGCTGCTCAGGATGTTCGTGACAAAATTGCACCCGTCACAGCGCAGTTCCGTGATGAAATTGATACACCGATTGTGCAACGCTATGATCCCTCTTCTAGCCCAATCATGTCAGTCGTATTTGAATCAAACAGCATGAGTTTGGCTCAATTAAGTTCGTATGTAGATAAAAAAATTGTACCTCAGCTTAAAACGGTTTCAGGTGTCGGTAATGTGAATTTATTGGGCGACGCTAAGCGGCAAATACGAATAAAGGTTATTCCTGCACAATTGCAAAGTTACGGCATTGGTATTGATCAGGTCATTAACACGCTAAAAAATGAAAATATTGAAGTGCCTGCAGGGACCTTACAGCAAAAAAATTCTGAACTGGTTGTACAGATTCAATCAAAAGTTATTCATCCCCTTGCATTTGGTGATTTGGTCATTGCCAATAAAAATGGTTCACCCATTTTTTTAAAGCAAGTGGCAACTGTTGAGGACACACAAGCCGAACTACAATCGAGTGCCTTTTATAATGGAAGAACTGCGGTCTCTGTCGATATCTTAAAAAGTTCCGATGCCAATGTAATTAAAGTCGTCGATCAGACTTATCAAACGTTAGAGAAATTAAAAGATCAAATGCCTGCGGGCTTAGATTACAAAGTCGTAGCTGATAGTTCTAAAGGTATTCGCGCTTCAATCAAAGATGTTGTTCGAACCATTATTGAAGGTGCTGCTTTAGCGGTTCTCATTGTTTTACTCTTTTTAGGCTCTTTCCGCTCTACAGTTATTACCGGTTTAACCTTACCGATTACATTACTCGGAACCTTAACTTTTATTTGGGCTTTCGGGTTTAGCATTAACATGATGACGCTGTTAGCTTTATCGCTCAGTATTGGTTTACTCATTGATGATGCAATTGTAGTTCGGGAAAATATTGTCAGACATACTGAACTGGGCAAAGACCATGTAACCGCTGCTCTTGAAGGGACAAAAGAAATTGGTTTAGCTGTACTCGCAACCACGCTTACTATTGTGGCAGTCTTTCTACCCGTAGCCTTCATGGGTGGTCTGATTGGACGCTTCTTTTATCAATTTGGTGTAACGGTCAGTACGGCTGTTTTAATTTCAATGTTTATTAGCTTTACGCTCGACCCAATGCTTTCAGCTCATTGGAAAGATCCTGTAAAGAAAAAAGATAATTGGCTACAACGTTTTTTTAACCATATTTCTAATTTGTTAGATCGGCTTACTCATGTTTATGAAAAGCTATTAAAGCTTGCTCTACGCTTCCGTTTCATTACAGTCATTGTTGCAATCGCTTCATTATTTGCTGCATTAGGCCTGTCTAAACTCATCGGGACCGAATTTGTACCTACACCAGATAAAGGTGAAGTCCGTATCCAGTTCGAGACTCCTGTAGATTCTTCTTTAGAATATACCCAAGCCAAATTACATCAGGTCGATCAAATTATTAGACAATTCCCCGATGTCGTTTCTACTTATGGCGTGGTTAACAGTGAAGTAGACTCTGGTAAAAATCATGCTGGTTTAGGGGTGACCTTAAAACCGAAACAAGAACGTAGCTCAGATCTTAATACACTCAATAATCAGTTTCGTGATCGTTTGCAAACTGTAGCGGGTATTCGGGTAACTTCTGTTGCCGCAGCACAAGACTCTGTCTCTGGCGGACAAAAGCCAATCATGATTTCTATTAAAGGATCCGACCTAAATGAACTACAAAAAATTTCAGATCGTTTTATCGCTGAGATGGAAAAAATTAAAGGCGTAGTTGATTTAGAAAGTTCATTGAAAGAACCCAAACCGACTTTGGGTGTTCATATTAATCGCGTGCTGGCAAGTGATTTGGGCTTATCTGTTTCCCAAATTGCGAATGCCATTCGACCATTAATTGCGGGCGACAATGTCACCACTTGGGAAGACCGTGATGGTGAAACTTATGATGTGAATTTACGTTTAAATGAAAATAAACGTATGCTTCCGCAAGATGTTCAAAATTTATATATCAACTCTAATAAAACCAATGCAGCTGGACAAAATATATTAGTTCCATTGAGTGCCGTCGCAACGACCGAAGAAAAACTTGGGGCTTCGCAAATTAACAGACGTGATCTTGAACGTGAAGTTCTTATTGAGGCAAATACCTCAGGTCGCCCGAGTGGAGATATTGGTCAAGACATCGACAAAATGCAAAAGGCGTTTAAGCTACCTGCGGGCTATACATTTGATACGCAAGGGGCAAATGCAGACATGGCTGAATCTGCTGGATACGCATTAACTGCTATTACTCTATCGATTGTATTTATTTATATCGTGTTAGGTTCTCAGTTCAATAGCTTTATTCATCCCGCAGCAATTATGGCCTCTTTACCTTTGTCATTGATTGGTGTTTTTCTTGCCCTATTCTTGTTCCAAAGTACCCTAAATCTGTTTTCGATTATTGGTATTATCATGCTGATGGGGCTTGTCACTAAAAATGCGATTTTGCTGATCGATTTTATTAAGAAAGCGATGGATCAGGGTGTGAGCCGTTATGACGCTATTTTACAAGCTGGTAAGACCCGTTTACGTCCAATTTTGATGACCACAAGTGCTATGGTGATGGGGATGGTTCCCTTAGCTTTAGGTCTCGGCGAAGGCGGTGAGCAAAGCGCACCAATGGCTCACGCTGTTATTGGTGGTGTGATAACCTCTACTCTGTTGACTCTTGTGGTTGTACCCGTCATTTTCACTTATCTGGATGACTTGAAAAACTTTATGCTGCGTCAAACACGACGATTCATGTCATAA
- the nolF gene encoding efflux RND transporter periplasmic adaptor subunit encodes MHLTPSTFFKLSIISLCLILAACNQQETTQTSASAPVKIELIPQDLIAVKQGALDSQTAFTGTIRAVQQSSIQAQVSATATNVTANVGQQVQKGQVLVRLNNQDNVARLAQARANLASAQSQAELARNLMNRKQRLFNQGFIARVEFEQSQVDYKGQLESVKAQQANVDIAKKADQDGIITSPISGVITKRQVEPGQTVSVGQTLFEIVNPDQLEIQAKLPIEQQSALKVGSNIQYQIQGNSKQLNATLTRISPVADQDSRQIEFFAAPKEKIDSLSIGAFINGNILRNDTHQGQTIPLDSIQNIQHDPFVWVIRNHTIQKVKIRVVEQRYNDNIALVEGLKSTDLVSRIQFEDSDINKKVTVTTEKNK; translated from the coding sequence ATGCATCTCACCCCTTCTACTTTTTTTAAACTGAGTATTATTAGTTTATGTTTAATTTTAGCTGCATGTAATCAGCAAGAAACAACTCAAACCTCAGCCTCAGCTCCTGTAAAAATTGAGCTTATTCCTCAAGACCTTATTGCAGTTAAACAAGGAGCACTTGACTCCCAAACTGCATTTACAGGAACTATTCGTGCGGTTCAACAAAGTTCCATTCAGGCGCAAGTAAGTGCAACAGCGACGAATGTCACTGCAAATGTCGGCCAACAGGTACAAAAAGGTCAAGTTCTGGTGAGATTGAATAATCAGGACAATGTTGCACGATTAGCGCAAGCACGCGCCAACCTTGCATCGGCTCAGTCACAAGCTGAACTTGCTCGTAATTTGATGAACCGAAAACAAAGATTATTTAATCAAGGTTTTATTGCTCGTGTCGAGTTTGAACAAAGTCAGGTTGACTATAAAGGCCAGCTTGAAAGTGTAAAAGCACAACAAGCAAATGTTGATATTGCTAAAAAAGCGGATCAAGACGGAATTATTACTAGTCCAATTTCAGGTGTGATTACTAAACGCCAAGTTGAACCCGGTCAAACTGTTTCAGTTGGACAAACACTATTTGAAATCGTCAATCCAGATCAGCTTGAAATACAGGCCAAGTTGCCAATTGAACAGCAATCTGCGCTTAAAGTAGGTAGCAATATTCAATATCAGATTCAGGGCAATTCTAAACAATTAAATGCTACGCTTACTCGCATTTCACCTGTTGCCGATCAAGACAGTCGACAAATTGAGTTTTTTGCTGCTCCTAAAGAAAAAATTGATTCGTTAAGTATTGGAGCTTTCATTAATGGAAATATTTTGCGCAATGACACTCATCAAGGCCAAACTATTCCTTTAGATAGTATTCAAAATATACAACATGACCCGTTTGTATGGGTGATACGCAATCACACCATTCAAAAAGTTAAAATTCGGGTGGTTGAACAGCGTTATAACGACAATATTGCTTTAGTCGAAGGTTTAAAAAGCACAGATCTGGTCAGCCGTATTCAATTTGAAGATTCCGACATTAATAAAAAAGTGACGGTTACAACCGAAAAAAATAAATAA
- the pilG gene encoding twitching motility response regulator PilG, giving the protein MEDAFQNLKVMVIDDSKTIRRTAETLLQREGCEVITAVDGFEALSKIAEANPDIVFVDIMMPRLDGYQTCALIKNSQNYQNIPVIMLSSKDGLFDQAKGRVVGSDEYLTKPFSKDELLNAIRNHVNS; this is encoded by the coding sequence ATGGAAGATGCATTCCAAAATCTGAAAGTAATGGTGATTGATGACTCAAAAACCATTCGCCGTACAGCGGAAACCTTATTACAGCGTGAAGGCTGTGAAGTGATTACTGCTGTGGATGGATTTGAAGCTTTGTCCAAAATTGCAGAAGCAAATCCGGATATTGTTTTTGTCGATATCATGATGCCTCGTTTAGATGGTTATCAAACTTGTGCTTTGATAAAAAACTCTCAAAATTATCAGAACATTCCCGTTATCATGCTCTCTAGTAAAGATGGTTTATTTGATCAGGCAAAAGGGCGTGTGGTAGGTTCAGATGAATACTTGACGAAACCTTTTAGCAAAGATGAATTGTTAAATGCGATTCGTAATCATGTAAATTCATAA
- the pilH gene encoding response regulator encodes MARILIVDDSPTETFRFKEILTKHGYDVLEASNGADGVTLAKAEQPDLVLMDVVMPGVNGFQATRQITRDEDTKHIPVVIVSTKDQATDRVWGKRQGAIDYLIKPIEENQLIDVIKQFLN; translated from the coding sequence ATGGCACGTATTCTCATTGTAGATGATTCACCAACAGAAACTTTCCGTTTTAAAGAGATCTTAACCAAACATGGTTATGACGTGCTTGAAGCATCAAATGGTGCAGATGGTGTAACTCTTGCTAAGGCAGAGCAACCAGATCTTGTATTGATGGATGTTGTAATGCCGGGTGTAAATGGTTTTCAGGCAACACGTCAGATTACCCGTGATGAAGACACTAAGCATATCCCTGTTGTTATTGTGAGTACTAAAGATCAGGCAACTGACCGTGTATGGGGCAAGCGTCAAGGAGCAATCGATTATTTGATTAAGCCAATCGAAGAAAATCAATTGATTGATGTAATTAAACAATTTCTAAATTAA
- the pilI gene encoding chemotaxis protein CheW produces MAANGFIELLRLSKRGNKNYASVQNEAQRWSGIAFEMRGQYFVAPLGEVSEVIYPPKYTPVPNTQSWVKGLANIRGRLLSVSDLAHFILGQRSSFSSTQKVLCISHRDQYVGLVVDQVLGIQHFNKKSFFSQSLDLEENLKEYCQGYFHQHNQHWHVFLFSRLLQNPHYMNASTKFIN; encoded by the coding sequence ATGGCAGCGAATGGATTTATCGAGTTACTTCGTTTGTCTAAACGGGGTAATAAGAATTACGCTTCAGTTCAAAATGAAGCACAGCGATGGTCAGGAATTGCTTTTGAAATGAGAGGGCAATACTTCGTCGCACCACTTGGGGAAGTGTCAGAAGTAATCTATCCACCAAAATATACACCAGTTCCAAATACCCAAAGTTGGGTAAAGGGATTGGCAAATATTCGAGGAAGATTACTTTCAGTGTCTGATTTGGCGCATTTTATTTTAGGGCAACGAAGTTCATTTTCGTCAACTCAAAAAGTATTGTGTATTAGCCATCGCGACCAGTATGTGGGCTTAGTCGTGGATCAGGTTTTGGGGATTCAGCACTTTAATAAAAAAAGCTTTTTTTCTCAAAGCTTAGACTTAGAGGAAAATCTAAAAGAATATTGCCAAGGTTATTTTCATCAACATAACCAGCATTGGCATGTCTTTTTATTTAGTCGTTTATTGCAAAACCCACATTACATGAATGCATCGACAAAATTTATAAACTAA
- the pilJ gene encoding methyl-accepting chemotaxis protein produces MGFKLKKKGSSRVASEKSGVNFIATIQSKIEQFASLFGESEKSKPILYAALLCFVLALVSLAYLFYNVPRHNQLIRSLGELRLLSQTISKQATEATESGSQEAITKLQQSQKDFNENLLEIENIHGKSTDEYQKVQVMWTELSKNIDLISAHQKVLNQLYDTNISISETVPEIQAEYNLMVDQMARQGLPSSQVIIAKNQVFIAERILRSINSVLSGTDGNVSTSDFGVDIDTFGTYLNAELNGNAELGVDRIADPALRESLESIKSEYDKVLKSAAATVLKNGNQIVNVRQASSQIFSKSDVMLDNLGHLSDVARKNWLTLLLGAVLISSLAGLIFSVFKLITLRSVMDKQRVTRLQDEYDRNQNAILRLLDEIADLADGDLRSYATVSEDFTGAIADSINFAIDQLRDLVSRIHETSQEVARYTQDTQSITNQLAEASEHQAQEIAGASTAMNEMAQSIDQVSSNASESAEVAERSVQIASNGAQVVNRSIEGMDTIREQIQETSKRIKRLGESSQEIGNIVSLINDIADQTNILALNAAIQASMAGEAGRGFAVVADEVQRLAERSASATKQIETLVKTIQTDTNEAVISMEQTTTEVVRGANLAKDAGIALDEIQKVSGDLANLIASISDAAKLQSASASHIATTMTVVQEITSQTTTATFDTARSVSELANMAESLRESVTDFKLPD; encoded by the coding sequence ATGGGCTTTAAGCTTAAAAAGAAAGGCAGCAGTCGGGTTGCGTCCGAAAAATCGGGTGTCAATTTTATTGCAACAATCCAGTCAAAAATTGAGCAGTTTGCCAGTTTATTTGGGGAAAGTGAAAAGTCCAAGCCAATCCTATATGCAGCACTTTTATGTTTTGTGCTTGCATTAGTTTCTCTAGCCTATCTGTTCTATAACGTTCCACGTCATAACCAGTTAATTCGAAGTCTCGGTGAGTTACGTTTGTTATCTCAAACGATTTCTAAACAAGCAACTGAAGCAACTGAGTCTGGCTCTCAAGAGGCAATCACCAAGCTACAGCAGTCTCAAAAAGACTTTAATGAAAACTTACTTGAGATTGAAAATATTCACGGTAAATCGACTGATGAATATCAAAAAGTTCAAGTTATGTGGACTGAACTTTCAAAAAACATCGATTTGATTTCAGCACATCAAAAAGTCCTTAACCAGTTATATGACACCAACATCTCTATTAGCGAAACCGTCCCTGAGATTCAGGCAGAATATAACTTGATGGTTGACCAAATGGCGCGTCAAGGTTTGCCAAGTAGTCAGGTAATTATTGCTAAAAACCAGGTATTTATTGCCGAACGTATTTTACGTTCTATTAACTCGGTATTAAGTGGTACCGATGGTAATGTATCGACTAGCGATTTTGGTGTAGACATTGATACGTTTGGTACGTATTTAAATGCTGAACTTAATGGTAATGCTGAATTGGGTGTTGATCGTATTGCGGATCCGGCTTTACGTGAATCATTAGAAAGTATTAAATCTGAATATGACAAAGTCTTAAAATCTGCTGCTGCTACGGTATTAAAAAATGGTAACCAGATTGTCAATGTTCGTCAGGCATCTTCTCAGATCTTCTCTAAATCAGATGTGATGTTAGATAACTTGGGGCATTTATCTGATGTAGCAAGAAAGAACTGGCTTACTTTATTGTTAGGCGCGGTGCTAATCAGTTCTTTAGCAGGCTTAATCTTCTCAGTATTTAAATTGATCACATTACGTAGTGTGATGGATAAACAACGTGTTACTCGATTACAAGACGAATATGACCGTAACCAAAACGCGATTTTACGTTTACTTGATGAAATCGCCGATCTTGCAGATGGTGACTTACGTTCATATGCAACCGTATCTGAGGATTTTACGGGAGCGATTGCCGACTCGATTAACTTTGCGATTGACCAACTACGTGACCTTGTATCCCGTATTCATGAAACCTCTCAAGAAGTTGCTCGCTATACGCAAGATACGCAGAGTATTACGAACCAATTAGCAGAGGCGTCTGAGCATCAGGCTCAAGAAATTGCTGGTGCATCAACAGCAATGAATGAAATGGCGCAATCGATTGACCAAGTATCTTCAAATGCATCTGAATCTGCTGAGGTAGCAGAACGTTCGGTACAAATTGCCTCTAATGGTGCGCAAGTGGTAAACCGTTCAATTGAAGGTATGGACACAATCCGTGAACAGATTCAAGAAACATCTAAACGTATTAAGCGATTGGGTGAGTCTTCACAAGAAATTGGTAACATCGTATCGCTCATTAACGATATTGCCGACCAAACTAACATTCTTGCATTAAACGCAGCAATTCAAGCATCTATGGCTGGTGAAGCAGGTCGTGGTTTCGCCGTAGTTGCTGATGAAGTACAGCGTCTTGCAGAGCGTTCTGCATCGGCAACTAAACAGATCGAAACTCTGGTTAAAACAATTCAGACCGATACAAATGAAGCTGTTATTTCGATGGAACAAACCACCACTGAAGTTGTGCGTGGTGCAAACTTGGCAAAAGACGCGGGTATTGCCTTGGATGAAATTCAAAAAGTATCGGGTGACTTGGCAAACTTAATTGCCAGCATTTCTGATGCAGCAAAACTTCAATCTGCATCTGCCAGCCATATTGCTACCACCATGACAGTCGTACAAGAAATTACTTCACAAACGACAACTGCAACCTTTGATACAGCACGCTCTGTTTCTGAATTAGCAAACATGGCAGAGTCATTACGTGAATCGGTAACGGACTTTAAATTACCTGATTAA